GTTCATCGGATGGCAGTAACAATGAATCTAATATGGCACTGAATCGCAGTGACAACAAAGCAGCCTGGAAGCCTACTCCGGTAACCAAGCTTACGGGTGAGCCTGTTTATTATCATGAAATATCAACAGAAGCAGGAGAGCTGACGCTTTGTGCCACGGAACAAGGACTTGCAAGGCTCGATTTTGGCAACTATACCGTAAGAGAGGCACATCTGCAGCAATGGGCACGCACTTGGCTGGGTGAATATCATTTTGTACATGATCCATCCCGGTTTCAAGAGGTGACATGGCAGCTTCAGGAATATTTTTCTGGTGAGCGTACGGAGTTCCAGCTTCAGCTGGATCTAAGAGGAACACCATTCGAGCTGCAGGTATGGCAGGCACTCACAGAGATCGCATATGGTCAGCATGTCTCAAGTCTTGGATTAGCAGAGAAGATAGGTAGACCGAAGGCTGTTCGCTCGGTTGTGGCGGCGGTATCCAAAAATCCGCTTCCTATTATTATTCCTCATCACCGTTTAACGGGAAGTGAGGGTGGAGTAACGATATACCCTGGAGGGCTGCACGTGAAGGAACGCCTGCTCTCATTGGAAGGGCAGAAGTCGAATTGACAAAAACACCAAATTGCGTTTGCTAGCCGCGTTTCTACATGCTATGATATCGTGTATGATGCGTTAAGAATAGCAATCAAGCGAAAAACAGGGGTGTATAAGTATGGATATCGTTATTCCCATTATTACACTAATTGTGGGCCTCGTTGGGGGATTCTTTATCGGTGCATTCTATCTGCGCAAGCAGCTTGAGAAGATGCAGAGTGATCCTGAGGCTCTACAAAAAATGGCAAAACAAATGGGCTACAATTTGAACAGCAAGCAGATGCAGCGTGCTCAACAGATGATGAAATCCCAGCAGGGCGGAAATGGTGCAGGCAAGATGCAGCCGCCTATGCGCAAGAACCAGGGAAGAAAAAGATAATGCTGCAATCTTGCCTGCCAGGTACAGGTGTATGCCGCTTGGGAGGAGGAAGAAGGAATGGCTGGAGTTAAAGATTACATGAACTCTTCTGTCGGCGCTAATCGCGAGAAGATTGAGTATCATGTTGAACAGATATTGAAGCTGATCGGTGAAGACACAGAACGTGAAGGTCTGCTGGAAACACCGGCTAGAGTTACCCGCATGTACGAGGAGATTTTTGCGGGCTATGAAGTAAATCCTAGAGATGTACTTGGTGTCACTTTTGATGAGAACCATGAGGAGCTCGTCATTGTGAAGGATATTGTGTACTACAGTCAATGTGAGCATCATATGGCTCCTTTCTTCGGCAAGGTCCATATCGGATATGTGCCAAGTGGACAAATTGTCGGACTTAGTAAGCTTGCGAGACTAGTTGAGGCTGTAACTCGTCGTCTGCAGGTGCAGGAGCGGATTACTTCGCAAATTGCGGACATCCTTGAGGATGCGCTTAAGCCGAATGGGGTCATGGTTGTTGTGGAAGGAGAACATCTGTGTATGTGTGCTCGTGGTGTGAAGAAGCCGGGCAGCAAGACAGTGACTTCTGCTACACGTGGTACATTCCGGGATAATGCCGCTTCCCGGGCTGAGTTCCTGTCTCTTGTTAAAGGTTAATCTCGAAATTTCGGAAAGTCTTGATCGAATTGATCAAGGCTTTTTTATTAGGGGGAGAAGACGCACATGGCGAGGGAAGATACACTGCTTCACAAATTCGAGGAGATCCAGATTTGGGAATCGCCGCTTATGAAGAAGGATGAGGACGTGCTTGAAGCTTTTGCATGGGAAGAAGTGATGTGCAGGCAAGTGGGGCTGGGGCATCGCCCTGTCGCTCATCTCTGGCGTCACGAGAATGCGCTTGTCATCGGTCTCCGAGACCGCAGGCTGAAGAAGGCGGAGGAAGCCATGCAGCAATTTCGGAATAAGGGGATAAGCACCTGTGTGCGTCCTTCTGGAGGTGCAGCGGTCAGACTGACCAGAGGAGTGGTGAATCTAAGTCTCATGCTTCCGAACCCTGGACATGCTATTAACATCCATGATGATTTTAAATCCATGGTTGAATATATTCGGAAGGCGATTCTTCCCTGGGGCGGTCATGCAGTGGCAGGAGAGATCGAAGGAGCCTATTGCCCGGGAGACTATGATGTCGCGATCAATGGACGGAAGTTTTGCGGAATTGCCCAGCGCCGTTTGGCCAAGGCCTATCTTGTTACCGGCTTTATCATCGTGGAAGGAAGCGGGGATGAGCTGACAGAAGACATCATCCAGTTCTATGATCAGGCAGCCGGGGATGCTGATGAGGGCTATCCTCAAGTGAGGTACGGGAGCATGGGAAGTCTAAATGAGCTGTCGGGTGTACCGTCTGCTGAGGCATACATGCAGTCTTTAATAGAAACGATCGGTGCTTCAGCAGAGAAGGTGTATACCGGAGCTAGGCCATCTGTTCCTCAATCCGAGGTGGAGCGCACAGTCGCCGTGTTAAAGGAGCGTTACGATTAAGCTCATCCTATAACAGGTATAGTGAAAAAAGACCTCAGAACGAGGTCTTTTACTTTGAGAATAGAGGTGCGATTAGACAGCCTACATTATTCTAAGAACTATGGAGAGCTGTCTTGGTACGTGCTTACTACTTTTAATAAGGAGTCCATTTCAGCTTGCGGGCTTCCTGGAATCGTTCTGCCACAGCAGGCCAGTTTACGACGTTCCACCAGTCCGTAATGTATTTCTTGCGTTCATTCTGATGCTTCAAGTAATAGGCATGCTCCCACACATCCAGTGGAAGAAGCGGAACAATATCATATTGCGATAGATTTTGATGCTTCTCTGCCTGTAATATTTCTAACCGATGTGCTCTTGGGCTCCACACCAACACAGCCCATCCGCCGCCTTCCACCTTATTGGCTGCTTCTGTAAAGTGCTTCTTAAATGCTTCATAGCTTCCGAAATCCTTGCGGATCTGTTCACCCAATGAACCGACAGGCTTTCCGCCGCCATTCGGGCTCATGGTGTCCCAGAAGATGGTATGGAGATAATGTCCTGCTCCGTTAAAGGCCAGCTCTCGTTCCCAATGCTTCACAAGCTCGAAATTCCCGGTTTGCCGTGCTTCCTGAAGCTTCTTCTCTGCGGTGTTAAGATCGTCAACATACGTTTTATGATGCTTGTCATGATGAATGCGCATCGTCTTCTCATCAATATAGGGCTCCAGCGCATTGTAAGGATAAGGCAGCGGCGGCAGCTTGTGCCCTCCAATCGGAACTGGAGACGCAGGAGGGGAGCTGTCTGCTGCTGCGGTGTCTGATACAGTGAGAGCAGCGGATAATTCCTGAACCAGTTCCTCGGAAGCTCCCGTTCGCGGTGACGACACTTCCGGATAAGGGAAGGGCTCTTCATTCCAGATGCTTCTAGGTTTTACTCTTTGGGAGATGGCTGCGGGTTGATCCAGTCCGCGGAGTCTGTTCACATTATGCTCTGATTGGTCCTGGATGTATCGGAAAACAACCTCAGCAGCAGGGTTGCTTGATAGAGCTGCACTATGCTCAAGGATATGTCCGAGATGGCGATGGAACTCCTTCGATTGGGTAAACGCAGCGGCGAGCAGCACATCGAGCTGACCAAGCGCATAATCATCCGGCGGCTGTACGCCTGTGCTTACCCGCTGAAGCAGATCATCGGCTGCATCGGCCGATCGTTGGAATACGCTTCCCCATTCATTGAGAAGCTTCACATAGGCCTCCTCAAGGTCCGGTGCAATCGAAGTAATCATATTTGTGCATCCCATTTCAGTATCCTTCCAAGACCTTATCTCTTCCAGCGCGCGCAGCGGTAAATAGGGTCCATAACTGAGCTCCATAAGCTCGGCACCTCCCAAGAATCATTCTTATTTAAACCTAATGTTATGCATAGCAGCAGACGGCGTAATGATCTAACGTATACTTATTCTCATTAGAGCTTGGACTATGATGACTTGTCAAAATAAGAGAGAGTTTGAAAAAGGATATGAGAAAGGCACCTGTTTAAAGGTGCCTCAGCTTAATCTATTTATGAGCGAGACTTATACCGCCAAGGAATGAAGACACCTTGTTCAAGTACTCTCTTGGATGCTCTCTGTATATGAGCTCATGACGTGCTTCCTCTACGATCCACACATCAGAGTTCGGATTGGTCTGGTTACTCGCAAAGAGCTCTGCCATTGGATAAGGCGCCTTCTCATCCTGGGTTCCATGGATGAAGAAGATAGGGATGTCATAAGCCTTTGATCTTACCTCCTGATAAGGAATGGAATTTAGACTGGTACCATTCAGGATCGGGAACAGCATGGTTAGAATTTGCAGGGTAGGCTGCTTCGGCAAGTCAATCTGATTCTGTATATTATGATACAGCGTATCCGGCTCCAGCAGGAAGGTGCTGTCGAGAATCATAGCATCAATGTCCTCGGTTTGAAGGGCAGCCTGGAGAGCAGTTCCTGCACCCATCGAGAAGCCCCATACGACAACTTCTTGAGCTCCCTTTTGCTTAGCGAGCTGTACTGCGCCAAGAAGCTGTTTCGATTCTGCCTTTCCGCCTGTAGCAACGACTCTTGTGTTCTGGGAGGCGAAGCCGTAATCGAACATAATGACATTAAAATTCTGCTGATGAGCGTAATGGGCCAAATCATACATAGGAATCCAGGATTCCTCCCGGTTGGCACCATAGCCATGACTGAACACAATCGTTTTGCTGCTGTTCTCCTCGGCAGGGATGTACCAGCCGCTGACGTTCCGGCTTCCGTCTGTAGCAGGGAAAGTCACCTCTTCATACTCCATGCCCTTGGACAGCAGCGGATTGGAATATACCGGAGCTACTGCCGGATAGGACAGTACCCATGCGATATAAGCATGAAGAGCAATAAAGCAAAATACAAGGAAAAATATAATCGATAAAATAAGGGCAACCACAATATGCTTAAAACGGATGAGCCGAGTGGAAAGTGCGGGAGGAGCACTCGATACGTTTTGATTAAGTGATCTATTCTCGGAGATAGGAAACATCATACTCCTCCTTCCAATAGAATGTTATATAGGACTAATTTACTAAAACCAACTTGTAATCAAAGATGAGGTTGGTATAACTTTATTCTTTATCCTATGATGCGTCCTGTCTAAAGTCAATCGATTGGGACTAATTGTTACACACTTGTAATGTAAGTGAAATTAATGGTGAAAAATGTTTGTCAAGTGAAGGAAGACTTATTCCGAAATGTTTCCATTATGATCGATGGATGAGAGAAAATGAGCTGTGTAATTGAGATTAATTCTCAATTAAATCTTTACTTTGATCCTCGATTCTCTTATAATTTATGTAACCAGGTTTCACGTGATGAAACAGAGAGGGGATTATGCCATGGAAGAGCAAGATCGCAAATTAACGGTTCGAGCGGTCGAGAGGGCATTGGATATTTTGTTATGCTTTACGGAGCAATCAGATCTGGGTCTTACAGAAATTTCTGGCAAGATCGGTTTACATAAAAGTACTGTGCATCGTTTGCTGACAACACTGGAGGACAGGGGATTTGTTGTACGCAATCCTTCAACAGAGAAGTATCGGCTTGGCATTCGCATATGGGAGCTTGCGGCACATATGTCACAGAGTGATGATCCGGCCATTCTGCTGCTGCCTGCGATGGAGCGTCTTCGAGATCGCTTGGGAGAGACAGTCAGTTTGTATTTGAAGGACGGCAATGAGCGGATACGCGTTCAGGCTGTGCAGAGTAATCAAGCAATTCGAAGGGTAGCGCCTGTTGGTGTGAGGCTGCCTCTGTCTGTTGGCGCATCGAGTAAAGTGTTGGTTGCGTTTGCAGCAAGAGAAGAGCAGGAGCAGCTGATACGCAATTTTGATATCCCCTTGTCTGTTGATCAAGATACTTATATGAGTCAGCTGCAAGAGATTAGAGAATTGGGATATGCAACGAGCTATGAAGAGAGAGAGCCTGGAGCAGCAGCCGTATCAGCGCCGATCTTTGATCGCAAGGGCAAAGTAGCGGCAGCCTTGTCATTATCGGGACCGGTCAGCAGGCTGTCAGAAGAGACGCTTCGGGAATATGCACCTATTGTTATGGAGACAGCGGCGCAAATGGGTTTCATGCTGAGGTAATGCTATCGGATTGGATGGAAAATAAAGGTTGAAAATATGCTGTGAATGAGATAATCTTGTATGGACCTTAATTCAGACAAAGGATGAGGTTAAACCATTTATTTAAACAACAATAACAATTTACTAGGGGAGCCCGAAATGCCGGGCTGAGATGGCACTGCAAGGTGCCGGACTCTTTGCACCTGATCTGGATCATACCAGCGTAGGGAAGTAATTGGCGATAAAATGTGGATAAGATCCGTGTATGAGGTGAAGCTTCTGCTAGTAGTCTATGCAGCTTCATTAGCCGGTACATCGGTAAGATCTTATTTGGATTAGAGCTGATTCCCCCTGTGGGAATCGGCTCTTTTTTGTTGCCGCAGCTTCTGCATAACTGGCTGTCGTTTGTATATCTTCTATCTTTCAAACACAGCTCAGGAGAGGGCTTCCCAACTCGAAAAAGGAGGAAGCACATATGAATCATTCGAACACAGAACTGAACACAGAGACATCGGCTATAAGAGGAGAACAATTAAAGGGCGAATCAGGAAGACTCCAGCCATTCCCCGCCAGCAAGAGGGTATATATCCAAGGATCAAGGCCGGACATTGCCGTACCCGAACGTGAAATTGAGCTCCATCCCACTAGCACACCCCAAGGGGTAGAGCAGAATGAGCCATTTCGGGTATACGATACGAGCGGACCCATGGGAGATATGAATATAGAAGTTGATATCCGTCAAGGCCTTCCGCTCTTGCGCCGGAATTGGATCCTTGAGCGTGAGGATGTTGAGTTTTATGAAGGAAGAGAAATACGGCCAGAGGATAATGGGATTCGATCCGACAGAAGTGCCCAGCAGGAGGTAGAGGTGTTCCCGGGTGTTAGAAGACAGCCGCTTAGAGCCAAGTCAGGTCGATGTGTAACTCAGATGCATTATGCCAGAAAAGGGATCGTGACACCTGAAATGGAGTTCGCAGCGATCCGCGAGGGACTCGATCCGGAGTTTGTACGGAGTGAAATTGCAAGAGGAAGGGCAATCCTGCCTTCTAATATCAATCATCCGGAAAGTGAGCCAATGCTGATCGGAAGCCGATTCCATGTCAAGATCAATGCGAATATCGGAAACTCTGCTGTTTCCTCTTCGATTGAGGAGGAGGTAGAGAAGATGAGCTGGGCTGTGCATTGGGGAGCGGATACAGTCATGGACCTCTCGACAGGCCGCCATATTCATACGACTAGAGAATGGATTATCCGCAATTCTCCTGTACCCATTGGGACAGTTCCACTCTATCAAGCACTGGAGAAGGTGAACGGGGAGGCAGAGAAGCTCTCCTGGGAAATATACCGAGATACGCTGATTGAGCAGGCGGAGCAGGGTGTAGATTATTTTACGATTCATGCAGGCGTTCTTCTAAGATATATTCCAATGACAGCAGAGCGAATGACTGGAATTGTGTCACGGGGCGGCTCGATCATGGCAGCTTGGTGCCTGGCACATCATCAGGAGAACTTTTTGTACACTCATTTTGAAGAGATTTGTGAGATTATGAGCCGATATGATGTTGCTTTTTCACTTGGAGATGGACTAAGACCCGGCAGCATCTATGATGCGAATGATGAGGCTCAAATGGCAGAGCTGGCAACACTCGGAGAACTGACGCAGATCGCCTGGAAGCATGATGTGCAGGTGATGATTGAAGGTCCCGGACATGTACCCATGCATAAGATCAAAGAGAACGTCGATCTGCAGATGGAGATCTGTCAGGAAGCCCCATTTTACACGCTGGGTCCACTTACAACTGATATTGCTCCCGGATATGATCACATTACATCTGCGATCGGGGCGGCGATGATCGGCTGGTTTGGCACCTCTATGCTGTGCTATGTTACGCCGAAGGAGCATTTGGGACTGCCGGATAAGAATGATGTAAGGGAAGGGGTCATTGCCTATAAGATCGCTGCCCATGCAGCCGATCTGGCCAAGGGTCATCCTAGAGCGCACAGAAGAGACGATGCCCTCTCCAAAGCGAGATTTGAGTTCCGCTGGAAGGATCAGTTCAATCTGTCCCTTGATCCGGAGCGTGCCTTATCCTATCATGATGAGACTCTTCCCGCAGAGGGAGCGAAGACGGCGCATTTTTGTTCGATGTGCGGACCCAAATTCTGCAGCATGCGCATCACTCAGGATATTCGGAATATGGCATCCGTCAAGGGAGTTAGTGAGAAGGAAGCGATCCATGCCGGTATGCAGGAGAAGGCCGAAGAATATCGGGGTCAGAACAGGTGAACGAACAATCTCCCAATGCATGAGGGAAATAATGTGAGATCCCGTTTCGTAGATTGCAGATTCTCCAATTGGTTAATATAAATGTGAGAGCCAGAAGCCAAGGAGGGAATCGCATTTATGAATACTTCAGCAGTGAATCAAGAAGCAATTGAGACGGTAAGAGATTTGATCAAGGATATAGATACAGCGATGTTGACAACCGTAACACCAGAAGGACTCGTCTCTCGTCCGATGAAGACACAGGAGGTTGAATTTGACGGAGATCTCTGGTTTTTAACTAAAAAGGACACCAATAAGTATCGTGAATTGATGCAAAATCCGCTGGTCAATGTAGCCTATGTCGGTAAATCCTATGTTTCCATACGGGGTGAAGCGGAGCTGATTCAGGATCCGGCGAAAGTGAAGGAGTTCTGGAACAAAGCCTATGAGATGCTGCTTGATGTTTCTTATGACGACCCTTCGCTGGTGCTCATCAAGATTCAGGCAGACACCGCCGAGTATTGGGAAACAGGCAGTAAAACAAAGCTGGTCAAGAATCTGATCAACAAAATGACAGGCAAGAATGAGATGGATTTGAACAAGACCGTAGATCTGTGACGGAGCTTGTACAGGATTGCACATAAGGGGGCCCGCATATGGGCCTCCACTTTTTTTGTGCGATGAATTATTAATCCTGTGAATCAACTCCAGATGTGAGGGTGGGCAGCGATCATATCATCAGCTGTCTTCGAAAGTGCAGGCAAGTAGTTTCGAATTTGCTCTGCCCTGTTCAGATAGGACTCCGATGTACCAATGCCAAGATCATCGATCAGCGCCTGGAAGGCTGGCGCAAGTGGCTGCTTAGTATCCGGTGCTGCGTCTGTGTCTAAAATTTTGTGACATCGGGCAAAGGTAGCTGCTATCCAAAACACAGCCTCAAGGTGATTCCCGGATTCGATGAGCTCGCGGCTTCCCTCGATCACAATGGGGCGTGCGCTTACTGTAATATCGGAGCTGAAAAAGAAAGGGGTAGACGCTACATCCGCAGCTGTATCAAAGGTCACTTCAAGCTGTTCAAGATGCTGACGAACTTGTTCTGCGGTCATCTGTTCACAGCCGAGCAGCTGCAATAGTTCAGTGTATACCGGGAGCTCATTATACTGGGTGAGTACCTCTCGCACACGGAGATACCGTAAACGAACCGTCGGATTTTGCAGTGCAGCGGTGAGCAGGACATGTGTTGTAATGGCAGCGGGGAAGAGAAGTGCGGTGATTCGATCATAGAGAGGCTGCGTCATATCTATGGAATGGAGCCCTGCCTTTATTTTATAAAGGACATCTTCACATCGCTTCTCGACCCATGATTTTTGAGCAAAGTGCTGAGATACCTGCTGGTATATCGGATACAGACGTGAATAAGGATCGGCGATGATCGTGTTCGTGCGAAAGCTTCCGGCCAAATGGTAGTTTGTAAGCACCTTTTCTACTGAATCGAAGAGATCCCACGGTAGATAGGTTACTTCCAGCAAGACATTTTGATATCGGAATTTCCCAAGCTTAATAGAGGGTACTTCATGAACAACAATGACGATATCCATATCCGAGGAAGGAGACAGGGTAGCGTCGTCAGGCAGGGTAACAGTAGAGCCGCTAAAATATGCGCCGAGATAACCGGGGGATTGGCTTCCGTGGCTCATTACCCAATTCACTGCTGCTTGTCTGGCAGAACCGATATTCATCCCTCACACTCCTTTCAGGTGTTTTGCGAGAACTTCCTCATTTTGTATAAAACAGGTGCTCTGGACACAAAATAGGATGTCTTCCAAATTCGCCAGTAAAGTAGGTGTTTCCTGTGTATTTCTACAAAGAGGATCTTATCAATATTATCGTTCCGGACAAGCCTGATCCCGCTGCGGCTAAGGTGCTGCAAGAAGCATTAGGCGGACGGTTCGGCGAAATGCGTACGATGATGCAGTATTTTTTTCAGAGCAGTAATTTCCGTGGGAATAAGACCCAGTATCGTGATTTGATGCGAGGTGTATTTCTGGAGGAGATCAGCCATGTGGAGCTGGTGCAGACGACCATTAATCAGCTGCTGAACGGATCGGGCGAAGAGACGCCGGGTAACGCAGGTGTGGATGGGGCTCCGTTGGATGAGGCTGTTCGTCATGCGAATCCGCATCACTACATCGTTGGTGCTCAAGGGTCTTTGCCCGTAGATGCAGCTGGGAATCCGTGGATGGGCAACTATGTGTACAACCATGGTAATCTTGTAGCTGACCTGATGGATAATCTGGTGCTTGAATCAACAGGGGTCCTGCAGAAATCCCGTATTTATGAAATGAGCTCCAATAAGACATTCAGAGAAACTTTAGCCTTTCTTATCGTGCGGGACAATGCCCATCAGAATGCGTTCGCCAAAGCACTTGAGACGCTCGGTGTAGAGTGGGGCAAGCTGTTCCCGGTACCTAATTATGATATCAACAAGTATCCGGAGTGCAGAAAATATGTGGACATGGGCTTTCATAATGCACAGTTTAATTTCAGGCTGGATGATACTCGGATCGGGGAGATTTATAGCGGGAAATCCCCAAGCCGTAATGGCGGTGAGCTCGAAGTAACGCCTCCTCCAATTGGTCATCCGGTACCCATGCTGCCAGACATGCCGAATGAGCATGCCCCGGGTTTGAATGATCTAAACACATAACAGCGTGATTTTCATTTTTTGTATGGTGAAAATACGGCTAGAATCAACATAAAAAACTCCAGTTCCTCCTTGCCTGAAAGCGAGGGGAACTGGAGTTTTTCTAATGGGAACAAAATCTGCTAGAGAATGAACATGATTCGCGCCGACTTGGTCGCATATCTAGTATACGCATTATAGTCAGCCTGCTGGTACCGTCACTTTAATATGAGCCGGCACTGGAGGCTTCACTTCAGCAGGGATTCCCGCCGTGAAAGTAATGCCGCTTGCTCTTTCTTTAAATTCGGCTTTGGCCTGCTCAATGACACCATCTGTATTCTGAAGCAGATCATAGGCGGAGAGAGCCATCAGCTTCGCGGCATAGTGCATCCCCTTCATTCCAATGGAGGAGCCGAAGGCGGCCGTGGCCTGCCAAGTGTGAACTTGAACTCCCAGTGGAGCACAAGTCGTCATGATCTGACCCATCGGTGCAATCCAGGATACATCACCCACATCAGAGGAGCCGCCCATCGTCATACCGAAGACTTGTTTATTGTTAATAAACGCGGTTGGCAGAATGGATTTTTCAGAGTGCAGGGCAGCTTCTGGATTGGCTGCAAGGACGTCTGGATGAACGCTCTTCAGCAGCTGTTCGGCGAAGGCTTCTTCTTCCGGAGTAAATTGAATAGGCTCTGCAACTTCGGTTTGAGCATGCATAAGATCATTCAGCGTGGCATTTGGCAGTGTATCATAACAGCCTGCTTTGATATCCCACCGTACACTCGTTTCAGTCATTAATGCCGCACCTTGGGCGATTTTGATGAGCCTCTCTAGCAAGTGATCGACAGCTGCTCGGTCTTTTCCGCGTAAAAAGTAGTATACGCTCGCCGCATCCGGCACGATATTCGGAGCCTGACCGCCGTTTGTGATCTGATAATGAATCCGGCTGCCGTCTGGCACATGCTCACGCAGGTAATTTGCGCCGACGTTCATCAGCTCCACCGCATCTAGAGCACTGCGGCCTAGATGAGGGGCGGCTCCAGCGTGTGCGGTACGACCCGAGAAGAAGAACTCCACACCAGTCAATGCCTGCATGCTGTAATTCGCCGCCATGTTGGAGCTGCCTGGATGCCAAGTGAGCACACAGTCCAGATCGTCGAACACGCCGT
This sequence is a window from Paenibacillus urinalis. Protein-coding genes within it:
- a CDS encoding lipoate--protein ligase family protein, with the protein product MAREDTLLHKFEEIQIWESPLMKKDEDVLEAFAWEEVMCRQVGLGHRPVAHLWRHENALVIGLRDRRLKKAEEAMQQFRNKGISTCVRPSGGAAVRLTRGVVNLSLMLPNPGHAINIHDDFKSMVEYIRKAILPWGGHAVAGEIEGAYCPGDYDVAINGRKFCGIAQRRLAKAYLVTGFIIVEGSGDELTEDIIQFYDQAAGDADEGYPQVRYGSMGSLNELSGVPSAEAYMQSLIETIGASAEKVYTGARPSVPQSEVERTVAVLKERYD
- a CDS encoding manganese catalase family protein gives rise to the protein MYFYKEDLINIIVPDKPDPAAAKVLQEALGGRFGEMRTMMQYFFQSSNFRGNKTQYRDLMRGVFLEEISHVELVQTTINQLLNGSGEETPGNAGVDGAPLDEAVRHANPHHYIVGAQGSLPVDAAGNPWMGNYVYNHGNLVADLMDNLVLESTGVLQKSRIYEMSSNKTFRETLAFLIVRDNAHQNAFAKALETLGVEWGKLFPVPNYDINKYPECRKYVDMGFHNAQFNFRLDDTRIGEIYSGKSPSRNGGELEVTPPPIGHPVPMLPDMPNEHAPGLNDLNT
- a CDS encoding pyridoxamine 5'-phosphate oxidase family protein, whose protein sequence is MNTSAVNQEAIETVRDLIKDIDTAMLTTVTPEGLVSRPMKTQEVEFDGDLWFLTKKDTNKYRELMQNPLVNVAYVGKSYVSIRGEAELIQDPAKVKEFWNKAYEMLLDVSYDDPSLVLIKIQADTAEYWETGSKTKLVKNLINKMTGKNEMDLNKTVDL
- a CDS encoding YneF family protein; this encodes MDIVIPIITLIVGLVGGFFIGAFYLRKQLEKMQSDPEALQKMAKQMGYNLNSKQMQRAQQMMKSQQGGNGAGKMQPPMRKNQGRKR
- a CDS encoding IclR family transcriptional regulator yields the protein MEEQDRKLTVRAVERALDILLCFTEQSDLGLTEISGKIGLHKSTVHRLLTTLEDRGFVVRNPSTEKYRLGIRIWELAAHMSQSDDPAILLLPAMERLRDRLGETVSLYLKDGNERIRVQAVQSNQAIRRVAPVGVRLPLSVGASSKVLVAFAAREEQEQLIRNFDIPLSVDQDTYMSQLQEIRELGYATSYEEREPGAAAVSAPIFDRKGKVAAALSLSGPVSRLSEETLREYAPIVMETAAQMGFMLR
- a CDS encoding Fe-Mn family superoxide dismutase, which encodes MELSYGPYLPLRALEEIRSWKDTEMGCTNMITSIAPDLEEAYVKLLNEWGSVFQRSADAADDLLQRVSTGVQPPDDYALGQLDVLLAAAFTQSKEFHRHLGHILEHSAALSSNPAAEVVFRYIQDQSEHNVNRLRGLDQPAAISQRVKPRSIWNEEPFPYPEVSSPRTGASEELVQELSAALTVSDTAAADSSPPASPVPIGGHKLPPLPYPYNALEPYIDEKTMRIHHDKHHKTYVDDLNTAEKKLQEARQTGNFELVKHWERELAFNGAGHYLHTIFWDTMSPNGGGKPVGSLGEQIRKDFGSYEAFKKHFTEAANKVEGGGWAVLVWSPRAHRLEILQAEKHQNLSQYDIVPLLPLDVWEHAYYLKHQNERKKYITDWWNVVNWPAVAERFQEARKLKWTPY
- the folE gene encoding GTP cyclohydrolase I FolE, with the translated sequence MAGVKDYMNSSVGANREKIEYHVEQILKLIGEDTEREGLLETPARVTRMYEEIFAGYEVNPRDVLGVTFDENHEELVIVKDIVYYSQCEHHMAPFFGKVHIGYVPSGQIVGLSKLARLVEAVTRRLQVQERITSQIADILEDALKPNGVMVVVEGEHLCMCARGVKKPGSKTVTSATRGTFRDNAASRAEFLSLVKG
- a CDS encoding amidohydrolase; protein product: MSKTNLIQALNEGEHRFTKMAKDIWEHPEVGYTESYASSLQARLLEQEGFRITSGVGEIPTAFVAEYGHGSPVIGILGEFDALPGLSQTVSPDQTPIVPGGPGHGCGHNLLGTAGVEAVTALKQLINEGTLPGTIRYYGCPAEELLSGKTFMARDGVFDDLDCVLTWHPGSSNMAANYSMQALTGVEFFFSGRTAHAGAAPHLGRSALDAVELMNVGANYLREHVPDGSRIHYQITNGGQAPNIVPDAASVYYFLRGKDRAAVDHLLERLIKIAQGAALMTETSVRWDIKAGCYDTLPNATLNDLMHAQTEVAEPIQFTPEEEAFAEQLLKSVHPDVLAANPEAALHSEKSILPTAFINNKQVFGMTMGGSSDVGDVSWIAPMGQIMTTCAPLGVQVHTWQATAAFGSSIGMKGMHYAAKLMALSAYDLLQNTDGVIEQAKAEFKERASGITFTAGIPAEVKPPVPAHIKVTVPAG
- a CDS encoding alpha/beta hydrolase; translation: MFPISENRSLNQNVSSAPPALSTRLIRFKHIVVALILSIIFFLVFCFIALHAYIAWVLSYPAVAPVYSNPLLSKGMEYEEVTFPATDGSRNVSGWYIPAEENSSKTIVFSHGYGANREESWIPMYDLAHYAHQQNFNVIMFDYGFASQNTRVVATGGKAESKQLLGAVQLAKQKGAQEVVVWGFSMGAGTALQAALQTEDIDAMILDSTFLLEPDTLYHNIQNQIDLPKQPTLQILTMLFPILNGTSLNSIPYQEVRSKAYDIPIFFIHGTQDEKAPYPMAELFASNQTNPNSDVWIVEEARHELIYREHPREYLNKVSSFLGGISLAHK
- the thiC gene encoding phosphomethylpyrimidine synthase ThiC, which gives rise to MNHSNTELNTETSAIRGEQLKGESGRLQPFPASKRVYIQGSRPDIAVPEREIELHPTSTPQGVEQNEPFRVYDTSGPMGDMNIEVDIRQGLPLLRRNWILEREDVEFYEGREIRPEDNGIRSDRSAQQEVEVFPGVRRQPLRAKSGRCVTQMHYARKGIVTPEMEFAAIREGLDPEFVRSEIARGRAILPSNINHPESEPMLIGSRFHVKINANIGNSAVSSSIEEEVEKMSWAVHWGADTVMDLSTGRHIHTTREWIIRNSPVPIGTVPLYQALEKVNGEAEKLSWEIYRDTLIEQAEQGVDYFTIHAGVLLRYIPMTAERMTGIVSRGGSIMAAWCLAHHQENFLYTHFEEICEIMSRYDVAFSLGDGLRPGSIYDANDEAQMAELATLGELTQIAWKHDVQVMIEGPGHVPMHKIKENVDLQMEICQEAPFYTLGPLTTDIAPGYDHITSAIGAAMIGWFGTSMLCYVTPKEHLGLPDKNDVREGVIAYKIAAHAADLAKGHPRAHRRDDALSKARFEFRWKDQFNLSLDPERALSYHDETLPAEGAKTAHFCSMCGPKFCSMRITQDIRNMASVKGVSEKEAIHAGMQEKAEEYRGQNR